In the genome of Chloroflexota bacterium, the window CGCGCGGTCTTTACGCGGGGGGATATACGGGACATCCCCAAACTGTGGACCCTATTGAAGGGCGTGGATTGCGTTTATCACTTGGCTGCTCGTGTCTCCGTACCGGAATCTATCCTCTATCCGGTGGAGTACAACGAAGTCAACGTCGGAGGCACCGTGAGCCTGATGACCGCCGTGCGCGACGCACGGGTGAAGCGGGTGGTGTTCACCTCTTCGGGCGCTGCCTATGGGGAGCAAGCAGAACAGCCTGTCCGCGAGACGGCAACCTTGAGGCCACAAAGCCCCTATGCGGTGAGCAAAATGGCTGCCGAGGGATACGTCCTGGCGCTTGGTGCGCTGTGGGGCATCGAGACGGTGATCCTGCGTGTCTTCAATGCCTATGGGCCGGGTCAGACCATCCCACCTACTCATGCACCTGTTATCCCCAAATTCCTGAAACAAATTCTCACTGGTGGCTCGCTGGTCATCTACAGCGATGGCAAGCAGAGCAGGGATTTCGTTTACGTCAGCGATGTGGTGGATGCTTTGATTGCTGCAGCAAAAGCCAGCAACATCGATCGGATGGTGATCAATGTCGGCAGTGGCCAGGAAGTGACGATCAATGCCTTAGTGCGTGCCATCGAGCGCGTGACCGGTCGCACGGCCCATTGCCTGTATAACGAGGCAGAGAGTGGGGGCGTCAGCCGATTGGTAGCAGATGTGGCTCTGGCTCGCGAGAAACTGGATTTCCGCCCGAAAGTGGATTTGGAGACGGGATTGAAGCGCATTCTCAAGGAGGATGAGCAGTTTCGCTCATAAAATGTAAGATGTAAAACGTAAGGCTTTGAAGCCCGCGCCCAGGATGCAGCATTTTTCCTCTTGTGGCGCTTTTTGTTATAATAGCATTGCGCCCCTGTAGCTCAGTGGACAGAGCAGCTGCCTTCTAAGCAGTCGGTCGGGCGTTCGAATCGCCCCAGGGGTGCTAGATAGCAGATGTAGTAGTCTGCTGACAAGCCCCTACTACCTATTGTGGTGGTGGGGGTTTTGTCTTATGGCAGAGTTGAAAAGAGACCAACTGCTTTCTGTTCTGCGCCAAACTGAACTAGCCCAGGACATCACCGCTTTTGTCGTGGACAGGCAGGCACGTGGACTAAGCCCCAGGACGTGTGAGTACTACAGCAAAGAGCTACGCCATTTACAAGCCTACCTCGAAGGGCGGGGGGTGCGGCGGGTACGGGACGTCACGGCTGACCACATCCGCCAATATCTGCTGCACCTGTCCCAGAGGGGACGCAATGCCGGCGGTTGCCATTGTGCCTATCGGGTAGCCAAGACTTTCCTGCGTTGGGCCTGGGCTGAGTACGGGCTTGCCCCGCCTTGCCCAATTGCCAAAGTCACTGCCCCACGAGTGCCTCAGCAGCAATTAGACCCTG includes:
- a CDS encoding NAD-dependent epimerase/dehydratase family protein, with the protein product MKFLVTGGAGFIGSALVNRLVEQGHHVRVLDDLSAGDRNRLDPRAVFTRGDIRDIPKLWTLLKGVDCVYHLAARVSVPESILYPVEYNEVNVGGTVSLMTAVRDARVKRVVFTSSGAAYGEQAEQPVRETATLRPQSPYAVSKMAAEGYVLALGALWGIETVILRVFNAYGPGQTIPPTHAPVIPKFLKQILTGGSLVIYSDGKQSRDFVYVSDVVDALIAAAKASNIDRMVINVGSGQEVTINALVRAIERVTGRTAHCLYNEAESGGVSRLVADVALAREKLDFRPKVDLETGLKRILKEDEQFRS